A single genomic interval of uncultured Pseudodesulfovibrio sp. harbors:
- a CDS encoding mechanosensitive ion channel domain-containing protein produces MTNFLDPETVQQLFEQGIAFVSIHGLNILIALLIFVFGRMIAKRIAELTRLAMRKSNVDETLRAFLRNIIYYALLAAVIIMALGQTGLNITSFLAVLGAAGLAIGLALKDSLSNFAAGVMLIMLRFFKKGDFIKAAGETGKVTAINIFNTILTTADNRAIIVPNSSVLSGTIINITANDTRRVDLVMGIGYDDDLLKAKELLKKIVKEEPRVLAEPEPLVEVLELADSSVNFAVRPWCKTEDYWGVYYAITEKVKIVFDQEGISIPYPQTDVHLYKTDA; encoded by the coding sequence ATGACCAATTTTCTCGACCCGGAAACCGTCCAGCAACTGTTTGAACAGGGAATCGCGTTCGTCTCCATTCACGGACTGAACATTCTCATCGCGCTTCTCATATTCGTTTTCGGACGGATGATTGCAAAGAGGATTGCAGAGCTTACGCGTTTAGCCATGCGTAAAAGCAATGTAGATGAGACACTTCGCGCATTCCTGAGAAACATCATCTACTATGCCCTGCTGGCGGCGGTCATCATAATGGCCCTCGGACAGACCGGGCTGAACATCACGTCCTTCCTCGCCGTACTCGGTGCCGCAGGTCTCGCCATCGGTCTCGCGCTCAAGGATTCACTGTCAAACTTTGCAGCGGGCGTCATGCTCATCATGCTCAGGTTTTTCAAGAAAGGCGATTTCATCAAAGCCGCAGGCGAAACCGGCAAGGTCACGGCTATCAACATTTTCAATACCATCCTGACCACGGCTGACAACAGGGCCATCATCGTGCCCAACTCGTCGGTCCTGTCCGGCACTATCATCAACATCACGGCCAACGACACACGCCGCGTCGATCTGGTTATGGGCATCGGATATGATGACGACCTGCTCAAGGCAAAAGAGCTTCTCAAGAAAATAGTCAAGGAAGAACCGCGAGTTCTGGCCGAACCGGAACCGCTCGTCGAGGTTCTCGAACTGGCCGATTCATCCGTCAACTTCGCAGTACGCCCGTGGTGCAAGACAGAGGATTACTGGGGCGTCTATTACGCCATCACGGAAAAGGTAAAGATCGTATTCGATCAGGAAGGCATTTCCATCCCCTACCCGCAGACCGACGTTCATCTGTACAAGACGGATGCGTAA
- the guaA gene encoding glutamine-hydrolyzing GMP synthase, whose amino-acid sequence MHDNRVLILDFGSQFTQLIARRVREAGIYSEIHPCNVDPERVKAFKPSALILSGGPSSVLEGGCPDLNMEYMEMGIPVLGICYGMQLLSHKLGGRVVSSTDREYGRAQFTALNDCVLFDGIENKDDLTVWMSHGDRVEAIPEGFLPMGKTDSIEFAAMGNVEKKIYALQFHPEVAHTEGGDTIIQNFLFKVAGLEATWSMAGFVETAIEDLKKQVGDDKVVLGLSGGIDSTVAAVMLHKAIGKNLHCIFVDNGLLRMGEKEEVIGFLAEHFDLNVKFVDAAQEFLDDLKGVDDPEKKRKLIGYKFIEVFDREAKAIDGVKFLGQGTLYPDVIESESFKGPSAVIKSHHNVGGLPEKMNLKLVEPLRELFKDEVRRAAYELGLPEHIIWRQPFPGPGLSIRIIGEVTEERLEILRLADKIVQNEMVASDWYRKVWQGFAVLLPLKTVGVMGDDRTYENVIALRVVDSLDAMTADWSRLPSELLARMSNRIINEVKGVNRVVLDISSKPPSTIEWE is encoded by the coding sequence ATGCACGACAATAGAGTACTTATTCTGGATTTCGGCAGCCAGTTTACCCAGCTTATTGCGCGCCGTGTGCGCGAGGCGGGTATCTATTCCGAGATTCACCCCTGTAATGTGGACCCCGAGCGGGTCAAGGCCTTCAAGCCGTCGGCACTCATCCTGTCCGGCGGTCCCTCCAGTGTCCTTGAGGGCGGTTGCCCGGACCTGAACATGGAATACATGGAAATGGGTATCCCGGTGCTCGGCATCTGCTACGGAATGCAGCTGCTGTCGCATAAGCTGGGCGGCCGTGTCGTTTCCTCGACGGATCGCGAATACGGACGCGCACAGTTCACTGCGTTGAACGACTGTGTCCTGTTTGACGGCATCGAGAACAAGGACGACCTGACCGTGTGGATGTCTCATGGTGACCGCGTGGAAGCGATTCCCGAGGGTTTCCTTCCCATGGGCAAGACGGATTCCATCGAATTCGCTGCCATGGGCAATGTTGAGAAGAAAATTTACGCTTTGCAGTTCCATCCGGAAGTGGCGCACACCGAGGGTGGCGATACCATCATCCAGAACTTCCTGTTCAAGGTGGCCGGACTTGAGGCTACCTGGTCCATGGCCGGTTTCGTCGAGACCGCCATTGAAGACCTCAAGAAGCAGGTCGGCGACGACAAGGTCGTTCTTGGTCTGTCCGGCGGTATCGATTCCACCGTGGCCGCAGTCATGCTGCACAAGGCCATCGGCAAGAACCTGCACTGCATTTTCGTTGATAACGGACTGCTGCGAATGGGCGAGAAGGAAGAGGTCATCGGTTTCCTTGCCGAGCACTTCGACCTGAACGTGAAGTTCGTGGACGCCGCGCAGGAATTCCTCGACGACCTCAAGGGCGTTGACGATCCCGAAAAGAAGCGCAAGCTGATCGGTTACAAGTTCATCGAGGTGTTCGACCGCGAGGCCAAGGCCATCGACGGTGTGAAATTCCTCGGTCAGGGCACCCTGTACCCGGACGTTATCGAGTCCGAATCCTTCAAGGGTCCCTCCGCGGTTATCAAATCGCACCACAATGTCGGCGGCCTGCCCGAGAAGATGAACCTCAAACTGGTTGAACCACTTCGTGAACTGTTCAAGGACGAAGTGCGCCGCGCCGCGTATGAGCTGGGCCTGCCCGAGCACATCATCTGGCGTCAGCCGTTCCCCGGTCCGGGCCTGTCTATCCGCATTATCGGTGAAGTAACCGAGGAGCGTTTGGAGATTCTTCGACTGGCAGACAAGATCGTTCAGAATGAAATGGTTGCCTCAGACTGGTATCGTAAGGTATGGCAAGGTTTTGCTGTGCTGCTTCCGCTCAAGACCGTCGGTGTCATGGGGGATGATCGTACTTACGAGAACGTCATCGCCCTGCGCGTGGTCGATTCGCTTGATGCCATGACCGCGGACTGGTCGCGTCTGCCGAGCGAACTGCTTGCCCGGATGTCCAACCGGATCATCAACGAGGTCAAGGGCGTCAACCGTGTGGTTCTGGATATTTCGTCCAAGCCGCCGAGCACAATTGAATGGGAATAA
- a CDS encoding dephospho-CoA kinase: MTKSTDEKKWEREVAPSDAGLRLDKFWGRELSDEGVSRGRVKSWIENGLARVDGEVVTKGKHKLSGYETLVIGADTSGAGDSLPEAVAGDLDAVFEDGHVVVVDKAAGLTTHPAPGEPGPTLVNHLLYKWPDIAGDASGMDGQRPGIVHRLDKDTSGLIAVARTEADRLKLSADFADRKIRKVYLAIVHGKPERETGVIEAPIGRHPTQKTRMAVVEKGGREAKSDYRVLWTGPRGLASLVAVRIHTGRTHQIRVHMAHIGHPLLGDAVYGPRENAEWQRRPDRLATLAPRQMLHAFYLSFTHPASGKKVTLWRKPPEDFLTLLGALPRECLRVGIVGMPGCGKSALLSSLLEAEQPCFSADESVAELYRPGGDGAAMIGQRFGGEYSQEDGGVDKPALFAAMRGSDRMRREIMDMVHPMVRHACEEFFKEHRDEPVCYAEIPLLLEGGWHKRGSVDAVAGVRCPEEKRTGELRKLRGLDSEILAVFDSWQWSEKDKLAACDIELVNDADLDALKTEAARLQAWAQERFERRNADFAAWLDKLWPNLAAEFDNTGEGD, encoded by the coding sequence ATGACAAAAAGCACCGATGAAAAAAAATGGGAACGTGAAGTTGCTCCTTCTGACGCTGGTTTGCGGCTGGATAAATTCTGGGGCCGTGAGCTGAGTGATGAAGGCGTTTCGCGTGGAAGGGTCAAGTCGTGGATCGAGAACGGGTTGGCCCGTGTGGACGGCGAAGTCGTCACCAAGGGAAAGCATAAACTTTCCGGATATGAAACGCTTGTCATCGGTGCGGATACGTCTGGTGCCGGGGATTCCCTGCCCGAGGCGGTTGCCGGTGACCTTGATGCGGTGTTCGAGGACGGGCATGTGGTGGTCGTGGACAAGGCCGCCGGTCTGACCACGCATCCGGCACCGGGTGAGCCGGGACCGACACTGGTCAACCATCTACTATATAAATGGCCCGACATCGCGGGAGATGCGTCCGGCATGGACGGGCAGCGGCCCGGTATCGTGCATCGACTGGACAAGGATACGTCCGGGCTGATCGCGGTGGCGCGTACCGAGGCGGATAGGCTCAAGCTGTCGGCTGATTTTGCTGATCGGAAGATTCGCAAGGTGTACCTTGCCATCGTGCATGGAAAGCCGGAGCGTGAGACCGGGGTGATTGAAGCGCCCATCGGCAGACATCCGACCCAGAAGACGCGCATGGCCGTGGTCGAGAAGGGCGGGCGTGAGGCCAAGAGTGATTACCGTGTGCTCTGGACCGGTCCCCGCGGGCTGGCGAGCCTTGTGGCCGTGCGGATTCATACAGGGCGGACGCATCAGATTCGCGTGCACATGGCGCATATCGGTCACCCGCTGCTGGGTGACGCGGTGTACGGCCCGCGTGAGAATGCCGAGTGGCAGCGGCGGCCCGACCGTCTGGCGACACTTGCTCCGCGCCAGATGCTGCATGCGTTTTATCTTTCATTCACGCACCCGGCTTCGGGTAAAAAGGTGACCTTGTGGCGAAAGCCGCCCGAGGATTTCCTGACCCTGCTCGGCGCACTGCCGAGGGAGTGCTTGCGGGTCGGCATCGTTGGAATGCCCGGTTGCGGTAAGTCTGCTCTACTCAGTTCGCTGCTGGAAGCCGAGCAGCCCTGTTTCAGTGCGGATGAATCCGTGGCGGAACTGTACCGCCCTGGAGGTGACGGTGCCGCCATGATCGGCCAGCGCTTCGGCGGGGAGTATTCTCAGGAAGACGGAGGCGTGGATAAGCCCGCGCTGTTTGCGGCCATGCGCGGTTCGGACAGGATGCGCCGCGAGATCATGGACATGGTGCATCCCATGGTGCGTCATGCGTGCGAGGAGTTTTTCAAGGAACATCGGGATGAACCGGTGTGCTATGCCGAGATTCCCCTGCTTCTGGAAGGGGGGTGGCACAAGCGGGGCAGTGTGGACGCCGTGGCAGGCGTGCGTTGTCCAGAGGAAAAGCGGACCGGCGAATTGCGAAAACTGCGCGGACTGGACAGCGAAATTCTGGCTGTGTTTGATTCGTGGCAGTGGTCGGAAAAGGACAAGCTCGCCGCGTGTGATATCGAGTTGGTCAATGACGCCGATCTTGATGCGCTCAAGACCGAGGCCGCAAGGCTTCAGGCATGGGCGCAGGAACGTTTCGAGCGGCGGAATGCCGATTTCGCGGCGTGGCTGGATAAGCTGTGGCCGAATCTTGCTGCCGAATTCGACAACACAGGAGAGGGCGATTGA
- the tatC gene encoding twin-arginine translocase subunit TatC, producing MSSDKDDVKEIPNGETANGQDSSDDPSLEDEGMPVASEEDLAEAEGKLEAEAGDSDGSSEPEESDSEDSDDTDESEDTDIEDGEGAQMSLLDHLGELRVRLTKAFIAIAVGMVACYGFADKMFDILMEPMIKVFQKKMAENPVLPQAFYNDLRTLLTDMMGEHGLTQGAAKVDLFITTLQTALMQVAQEGHFQYTYPAEAFFSHIKISIVAGLFLVSPYVFAQIWGFIAPGLYAHERKWMIPMAMISAIFFTSGALFGYFVVFPFGFEFFASFSTGGIQFTPKLNEYLSFCLKLLFAFGFVFELPLFIFFLARMGMVSSMGLRKKRKYAILIGFVLAAVLTPPDPFTQCLMAGPLIILYELGIWVAYFFGKKEKRHLKKQAEAEAAAQAEMDAAAAEAEKGAASTADEASGDASQEPDEESAKA from the coding sequence ATGAGTTCCGACAAAGATGATGTAAAGGAAATCCCGAACGGAGAAACTGCGAACGGGCAGGATTCTTCGGACGATCCGTCTCTTGAAGACGAGGGAATGCCTGTCGCCTCGGAAGAGGATCTTGCCGAAGCCGAAGGGAAACTGGAGGCCGAAGCTGGCGATTCCGATGGTTCGAGTGAACCGGAGGAATCTGATTCCGAGGATTCCGACGATACCGACGAAAGCGAAGATACTGATATTGAAGACGGCGAAGGCGCCCAGATGTCATTGCTTGACCATCTGGGCGAACTTCGTGTCCGTCTGACCAAGGCGTTTATCGCCATAGCCGTCGGCATGGTGGCCTGTTACGGTTTTGCCGATAAGATGTTCGACATCCTCATGGAACCCATGATCAAGGTGTTTCAGAAGAAGATGGCCGAAAACCCGGTTTTGCCGCAGGCTTTCTACAATGACCTGCGGACCTTGCTCACGGACATGATGGGTGAGCACGGCCTGACGCAGGGGGCCGCCAAGGTCGATCTGTTCATCACGACGCTTCAGACTGCACTGATGCAGGTGGCACAGGAAGGGCACTTCCAGTACACCTATCCGGCGGAAGCGTTTTTCTCACATATCAAAATATCCATCGTGGCCGGGTTGTTTCTTGTCAGCCCGTACGTTTTTGCCCAGATTTGGGGATTTATCGCGCCCGGGCTGTATGCTCATGAGCGTAAATGGATGATTCCCATGGCCATGATTTCGGCCATTTTCTTCACCTCGGGAGCATTGTTCGGCTATTTTGTCGTGTTCCCGTTCGGTTTCGAATTCTTTGCCAGCTTCTCCACCGGAGGAATTCAGTTTACGCCGAAGCTCAATGAATATCTGAGTTTCTGCCTGAAACTGCTGTTCGCCTTCGGGTTCGTGTTTGAGTTGCCATTGTTCATATTCTTCCTTGCGCGCATGGGCATGGTTTCGTCCATGGGCCTTCGCAAGAAACGCAAGTACGCCATTCTTATCGGGTTTGTGTTGGCTGCCGTGCTGACTCCGCCTGATCCGTTCACGCAGTGCCTCATGGCCGGACCGCTTATCATCCTGTACGAGCTTGGAATCTGGGTGGCTTATTTCTTCGGAAAGAAGGAAAAACGGCACCTGAAGAAGCAGGCTGAGGCGGAAGCCGCAGCGCAGGCCGAGATGGATGCCGCAGCAGCGGAAGCTGAAAAGGGTGCTGCATCGACCGCTGATGAAGCCTCTGGGGATGCGTCGCAAGAACCTGACGAAGAATCTGCAAAAGCATAA
- the hisA gene encoding 1-(5-phosphoribosyl)-5-[(5-phosphoribosylamino)methylideneamino]imidazole-4-carboxamide isomerase, with the protein MILFPAVDIKNGECVRLAQGKEDQVTVFASDPVAQARYWAELGSRYLHVVDLDGAFSGMPKNFELIKNICSAIDIPVQLGGGIRDIATAEKYVEAGVHRLIIGTMALEDPEMFSELCKALPGRIGVSLDAVDGKLKTKGWVEDAGLTIDDVLPRLEKDGIRFIVYTDISRDGMQTGVNVKGLEALCAKTSIPVIAAGGVHTLDDIKNLYPLSKKGLEGAISGRAIYVGTLEVKEANAWIDAQ; encoded by the coding sequence ATGATTCTTTTCCCCGCTGTAGACATCAAGAACGGTGAATGTGTCCGCCTTGCACAGGGCAAGGAAGATCAGGTCACCGTGTTCGCGTCCGACCCCGTGGCGCAGGCCCGGTACTGGGCAGAACTCGGCTCCCGTTACCTGCATGTCGTTGATCTCGACGGCGCATTTTCCGGGATGCCCAAGAATTTCGAACTGATCAAGAACATCTGTTCCGCTATTGATATTCCGGTTCAGCTGGGCGGCGGCATTCGTGATATCGCCACTGCCGAGAAGTATGTGGAAGCCGGTGTGCATCGCCTGATTATCGGCACCATGGCACTGGAAGATCCGGAGATGTTCTCCGAACTGTGCAAGGCCCTGCCCGGTCGCATCGGCGTCTCGCTGGACGCGGTTGACGGCAAGCTCAAGACAAAGGGCTGGGTGGAAGATGCCGGTCTGACCATTGACGATGTCCTGCCGCGTCTTGAAAAAGACGGCATCCGTTTCATCGTCTACACAGACATCTCCCGAGACGGCATGCAGACCGGCGTGAACGTGAAAGGCCTGGAGGCCCTGTGCGCCAAGACCTCCATTCCGGTCATCGCTGCGGGCGGCGTGCACACGCTGGACGACATTAAGAACCTGTACCCGCTTTCGAAAAAGGGACTTGAGGGTGCCATTTCCGGTCGGGCCATTTACGTTGGTACGCTGGAAGTCAAGGAAGCAAACGCCTGGATCGACGCTCAGTAG
- a CDS encoding GNAT family N-acetyltransferase: MNIEHVDRNAYDALLAVWESSVRATHDFLQNEDIEALRPLILEQYFEAVELRCAKNPEGKLLGFCGVAEGNLEMLFVASENQGKGVGKALCLYAIEKLGITKVDVNEQNPQAIGFYEHMGFRTIGRSPLDGQGKPFPLLHMELTKER, encoded by the coding sequence ATGAATATCGAGCACGTCGACAGAAACGCGTATGATGCCCTGCTTGCAGTCTGGGAATCTTCCGTTCGCGCCACACACGATTTTCTGCAAAACGAGGACATCGAGGCATTGAGACCGTTGATTCTTGAACAGTATTTTGAAGCTGTTGAATTGAGATGCGCGAAAAATCCAGAAGGGAAGCTGCTTGGTTTTTGCGGTGTAGCAGAGGGCAATCTTGAAATGCTGTTCGTTGCATCCGAAAATCAGGGGAAAGGAGTGGGGAAAGCCCTATGCCTATATGCAATTGAAAAACTTGGAATAACCAAAGTCGATGTCAACGAACAAAACCCGCAGGCAATCGGATTCTATGAACATATGGGATTCCGAACAATTGGACGTTCCCCGTTGGATGGGCAAGGTAAACCTTTTCCGCTGCTTCACATGGAATTGACCAAAGAACGGTAG
- a CDS encoding glycosyltransferase family 2 protein, which yields MKETVTGLVLTYNGERLLEKCLKSLDFCDELLVVDSESSDRTREIAEKCGARVIVNPWPGPVDQFKLALSEITTTWVVSLDQDEFLTDELRGNIVSKLSKKEHVAGYYTPRSSFYFNRFMKHSGWYPDYLFRVFRLGKMEVTASGAHYHFTPRGETLKLEGDILHYPYESFEQHMEKINYYAEEGAKSLREKGRKGGLVRGLLHAKMKFIKLYLLKLGFLDGKAGFYNALAGFYYTFQKYIRVEETEKWGGE from the coding sequence ATGAAAGAGACTGTGACTGGATTGGTCCTGACATATAATGGAGAGCGGCTACTGGAAAAATGCCTCAAGTCGCTTGATTTCTGTGACGAACTGCTGGTGGTGGATTCCGAGTCCTCGGACCGCACGCGGGAGATCGCGGAAAAATGCGGTGCGCGGGTGATTGTTAATCCGTGGCCGGGTCCGGTGGATCAGTTCAAGCTGGCTCTTTCGGAGATAACCACTACATGGGTGGTTTCGCTCGATCAGGACGAGTTCCTTACGGACGAACTGCGGGGTAACATTGTTTCGAAGCTGTCGAAAAAGGAACATGTCGCTGGATATTATACGCCGCGCAGCTCGTTCTACTTCAATCGGTTCATGAAACATTCGGGGTGGTACCCGGACTATCTTTTCCGGGTGTTTCGACTGGGTAAAATGGAAGTCACGGCAAGCGGCGCACACTATCATTTCACCCCTCGCGGCGAGACGCTGAAACTGGAAGGTGATATTCTCCATTACCCGTATGAATCGTTTGAGCAGCATATGGAAAAGATCAATTACTATGCCGAAGAGGGCGCGAAATCGCTGCGGGAGAAGGGCCGCAAAGGCGGTCTGGTGCGCGGCCTTCTGCATGCGAAAATGAAATTCATCAAACTCTATCTGCTGAAACTCGGATTTCTCGACGGCAAGGCCGGATTCTACAATGCCCTGGCGGGCTTCTATTATACTTTCCAGAAGTATATCAGGGTCGAAGAAACCGAAAAATGGGGCGGCGAATAA
- the tatB gene encoding Sec-independent protein translocase protein TatB: MFGIGGPELLIICVVALIVIGPKKLPEMLRSLGKGMAEFKRVGNDVKSTLDDEVNKAESEARKREVDEELARRKAEKAKLEAETAKAEAETAKAELEKAQAETAADKAETKA; the protein is encoded by the coding sequence ATGTTTGGAATTGGCGGACCTGAGCTGCTTATCATCTGTGTTGTGGCGCTTATCGTCATCGGCCCGAAGAAACTGCCTGAAATGCTGCGCTCCCTTGGTAAGGGAATGGCTGAATTCAAGCGTGTCGGCAATGACGTGAAGAGCACTCTTGATGACGAGGTCAACAAGGCCGAGTCTGAAGCCCGTAAGCGGGAAGTGGACGAGGAACTGGCCCGCCGTAAGGCGGAGAAGGCCAAGCTTGAGGCTGAAACCGCCAAGGCCGAGGCTGAGACTGCCAAGGCTGAGCTGGAAAAGGCACAGGCTGAGACCGCTGCCGACAAGGCCGAGACGAAAGCCTAG
- a CDS encoding uracil-xanthine permease family protein, producing the protein MNEVHSTEYSFKPKDALLGAQMLFVAFGALVLVPLLTGLDANVALFTAGVGTLIFQVITRGKVPVFLASSFAFIAPIIYGVQTWGIPSTMCGLLAAGLLYVVFSFLIRIFGVEMLRRVLPPVVTGPVIMVIGLILAPTAVHMAMGRTGDGGAWLVPNITAMIIAGVALLTTIFASLLGKGWIKLIPILLGIVAGYATSLILDATGFSAAQQAIFDPGTLQNWTAPTLISFGKIAEAPVLAIPNFTFPTWNLEAVLFIVPVAIAPAIEHFGDILAIGGISGKDYVKDPGVQNTMLGDGIATSIAAALGGPPNTTYSEVSGAVALTRSFNPGIMTWAAITAIILAFVGKIGAILGTIPVPVMGGIMILLFGAITVIGINTLVRAGQDLMLPRNLAIVAIILVFGIGGMNFDLVIVKLGGIGLAGVIGVVLNLILPCKNCNDPLPDEVNPVGPDHHTDL; encoded by the coding sequence ATGAATGAAGTTCATTCCACTGAGTACAGCTTCAAGCCCAAAGACGCGCTGCTGGGCGCGCAGATGCTATTCGTCGCCTTCGGCGCACTGGTCCTCGTGCCACTGCTCACAGGCCTCGATGCCAACGTCGCCCTGTTTACCGCAGGTGTCGGCACACTGATCTTTCAGGTCATCACCAGAGGAAAGGTGCCCGTATTCCTGGCATCCAGCTTCGCATTCATCGCGCCCATCATCTACGGCGTACAGACCTGGGGCATCCCCTCCACCATGTGCGGACTTCTGGCCGCCGGACTGCTCTACGTCGTCTTCAGCTTCCTCATCCGCATCTTCGGTGTTGAAATGCTGCGCCGTGTGCTGCCCCCGGTCGTGACCGGCCCCGTCATCATGGTCATCGGCCTCATCCTCGCCCCTACCGCCGTCCACATGGCCATGGGCAGGACCGGCGACGGAGGCGCATGGCTCGTCCCCAACATCACCGCAATGATCATCGCCGGTGTCGCACTGCTGACCACAATCTTCGCCTCCCTGCTCGGCAAAGGCTGGATCAAGCTGATCCCCATCCTGCTCGGTATCGTCGCAGGGTACGCAACCTCGCTCATCCTTGACGCAACCGGCTTCTCCGCAGCACAGCAAGCCATTTTCGATCCGGGCACCCTCCAGAACTGGACCGCTCCGACACTCATCAGCTTCGGAAAAATCGCCGAAGCACCCGTGCTCGCCATCCCGAACTTCACCTTCCCGACATGGAACCTCGAAGCCGTTCTCTTCATCGTTCCCGTCGCCATCGCACCCGCCATCGAACACTTCGGTGACATCCTCGCTATCGGCGGCATCTCCGGCAAGGACTACGTCAAGGACCCCGGCGTCCAAAACACCATGCTCGGTGACGGCATCGCGACATCCATCGCAGCCGCCCTCGGCGGACCGCCGAACACCACCTACTCCGAAGTGTCCGGCGCAGTCGCCCTCACGCGCTCCTTCAACCCCGGCATCATGACCTGGGCCGCCATCACCGCCATCATCCTCGCCTTTGTCGGCAAGATCGGCGCTATCCTCGGCACCATCCCCGTACCCGTCATGGGCGGCATCATGATCCTGCTCTTCGGTGCCATCACCGTTATCGGCATCAACACCCTCGTCCGCGCAGGACAGGACCTCATGCTCCCCCGAAACCTCGCCATCGTCGCGATTATCCTCGTCTTCGGCATCGGCGGCATGAACTTCGACCTCGTCATCGTCAAACTCGGCGGCATCGGCCTCGCCGGTGTCATCGGCGTCGTCCTCAACCTCATCCTGCCCTGCAAAAACTGCAACGATCCGCTGCCCGACGAAGTCAACCCCGTCGGCCCCGATCACCACACCGACCTCTAG
- the upp gene encoding uracil phosphoribosyltransferase has protein sequence MALHVVDHPLIRHKVGILRKHDISTSRFRQLANEITRLLTYEATKDFETEKTTVEGWAGEVEVDSIKGKKVTVVPILRAGLGMLDGVYDMIPGAKASVVGFYRNEETLEPVEYYVKLASNMDERIALILDPMLATGGTLEATIKLLKESGCKSIRGLFLCAAPEGVDRILKAHPDVDIYVASVDEKLNDIGYIIPGLGDAGDKIFGTK, from the coding sequence GTGGCTTTACACGTGGTTGACCACCCACTTATCCGACACAAAGTCGGTATCTTACGCAAGCATGATATTTCCACCAGCCGTTTTCGCCAGCTCGCAAACGAAATCACCCGGCTGCTGACTTACGAAGCAACCAAGGATTTCGAGACCGAGAAGACCACCGTTGAAGGTTGGGCAGGCGAAGTCGAAGTCGATTCCATCAAAGGCAAGAAGGTCACCGTGGTGCCCATCCTGCGCGCCGGTCTCGGCATGCTCGACGGCGTCTACGACATGATCCCCGGTGCCAAGGCCTCTGTCGTCGGTTTCTACCGCAACGAGGAAACCCTTGAGCCGGTCGAGTACTACGTTAAGCTCGCAAGCAACATGGACGAACGCATCGCGCTCATCCTCGACCCCATGCTCGCAACCGGCGGAACCCTCGAAGCCACCATCAAGCTGCTCAAGGAATCCGGCTGCAAGTCCATTCGCGGCCTGTTCCTCTGTGCCGCGCCTGAAGGCGTTGACCGCATATTGAAAGCACACCCGGACGTCGACATCTACGTCGCGTCGGTAGACGAAAAACTGAATGACATCGGATATATTATCCCCGGCCTCGGAGACGCGGGGGACAAGATATTCGGTACCAAGTAG
- the hisB gene encoding imidazoleglycerol-phosphate dehydratase HisB, giving the protein MARQATVERTTNETDIRLSLTLEGEGKVNVNTGIGFADHMLTLCAFWGGFDLDLTCKGDLEIDSHHTLEDIGLCLGQALSEALGDKKGIVRVASAKVPMDEALAEVVVDISGRPYIVYNDELLPAVIAGDEKDVWREFLKSFAFKAGMNLHVKYEYGLNGHHLLEAAFKAMGIALGQAVRIGRKGVSSTKGSLD; this is encoded by the coding sequence ATGGCACGCCAAGCCACGGTGGAACGCACCACCAACGAGACAGACATCAGGCTTTCCCTGACTCTTGAAGGCGAAGGGAAGGTGAACGTCAATACCGGCATCGGTTTTGCGGATCACATGCTCACGCTGTGCGCCTTCTGGGGCGGGTTCGATCTGGATTTGACCTGCAAGGGCGATCTGGAAATTGATTCGCACCACACCCTTGAGGACATCGGGCTGTGTCTCGGGCAGGCTTTGTCCGAAGCCCTTGGTGACAAGAAGGGGATCGTCCGTGTGGCATCCGCCAAGGTCCCCATGGACGAAGCGCTGGCAGAAGTCGTCGTGGATATCTCGGGCCGTCCCTACATCGTGTATAACGATGAACTGCTGCCTGCCGTTATCGCTGGCGACGAAAAGGACGTCTGGCGTGAATTTCTGAAATCTTTCGCTTTCAAGGCGGGCATGAACCTGCACGTCAAGTACGAATACGGTCTCAACGGTCATCACCTTCTGGAAGCAGCTTTCAAGGCCATGGGCATTGCGCTCGGTCAGGCTGTTCGGATCGGCAGAAAGGGTGTGTCCAGCACCAAGGGGAGTCTTGATTGA